ATAAAGAACAATCAGTGCAAAACAAGCCGGTCATGtttaaatattcatactgctCCCTCCCTGTGGTTCCTGTAGTCTACTTACCATATCATCTTTCAGACAGCAGGTGTCCTTCTCATCCAGGTGATCTGTAATCTTAGTCTCAGGACCtttgaggagaaaaaacacATAGTTCAGTGACAAAGACAACAGTTAATTGTACTAATTATTACCTATATCTACGTTACAAAAAATAATCCACACCGTAGCCTATCGGTGCTCAATGTCAAATACTTAAGAATACGGGCACTATTTGTCTTAGAGTGTCCTGTTCCCGTGATGAAAAGATGGTGTGACGCAGACTGTGGGAACATTTTCCCCCCCAGTGTAACATTTATAACTTTCTTATATCCAGGACAGGGTTTTGCTGAGCATGCGTGCTCCATTTTATTCCTTTATAAAGTTTGACACATTCTCGGGCCTTTGCAGTCTCCAATACTCCAACAGTAAATGCTGAGAAAATGAATTATGTAACTGAATAACTCTTCTTGTTCACAGTTTCTAATTCATTCTGAACTGGCACCTCTCTGGTCTGTCATACTGCATGTCTTAGAAGATACTACTCACAAGTAAATTTAGAAGGTCAAGTGGAATAAAAGAGACCAGATATTATGACTGTCGATAGAATTATTTAGGCTACTAGTGCTACTAGTTTGTTTCACGTAATAAAAATGTGCATTGCTTTGTGAACAGATAGGTCAGTTGGTTGTTCCACTAATGCTGACTTAAAGTGAAAAGTGTGATCTTTCGCATGACTTAATAATAACCTTACCATGACCCATATCTGTAGAGCCAAAACATCTCTTTTCACAATCTGCTATTGTTCATTTTAACTCCTAACATTGCTTTAAATTTTAGTGGTGATTTTCAGTGGAGGGTTTGAAGACCCAAACATACCATCCATAAAAGATATATCATCGATTGGCTGTTTTTTCATTGGTGCTTTGATGCATGCGggttctcctctctcctcctggcaGTCTGTCGTCTGGCCCATGATGCCAGTAGAGGCAAGCTTCTCCTCATCAGTGGCGTGATGAACTCGCTGAGTGATCTCTGGGGTCTGAGCCACCACCTCATCCTCTTCCTGCAGACAACGGAGGAAGATAGGATCCACATTGTAATGGGATTTATTTCATACTTAGATACCAAATattgaatatatttaaatataaatatactaACTCCTTACAGGAAGAAAAACATTCTGTTTTAAGCAGCATTAATAAAAACTTTTCCTATATGGAAAAGTGTATATGCACCGTTGTGGAGTGAAACTTTTAATGAACAAATATGAATACAGATCCAACGTAACTCCATTTCATGGATATATTCCAGATGCACTATGCTGTGGAAGTTACGTTATGGAAGGTAACATTGGTGGGCCTTGACAAGCTGTGTTACAATAATTTAATATCttagagcagtgattctcaatGTGAGGTCCGGGGACTCACAGGGGTCTTTGGGTCTCTGTAAGGGGGtccgcaaaataatttgctataaattataaaattgtgctctatcattaaaaagtgtgtatctacagatggggaccatttgctcCAATCTAACAAgaatattgtgtccattactccctcccacattagctttgggccaatagaaactctgatatgattgtgacacgcagcaataagttcattatttttaagttgaagcacttactgaaagtcagctttaaataagtaagtaataaGTAAACATCTgaatttattaggactatgccagtGTTACTACTGTTCATGTGGgttataaatgctgtcaagttaggtccaaatgcaatttgaataaaatcatcctctgtttaaaaggtatataagtggtattatcattcaataacattgcaaatttgCCCGCTCATGGACTtataaaggattatctcatcttatcttagcatgattcaaattgaaatgtgtttctgtttatcactgtgAAACAGGtttgaagtatttaggttgaaaagttttataatacaaatagttccaatggcatctaggAGAataaatggtagtaagcattacacttaatcggtgttacgattatgaggttttttttagaaaatttactcccctgtaaggggtccctggcgcCAAAAAGTTATAGTTAGAGGCTCTGGTGTTACACAATGTCCTGAGGAAATCTCCTGAGGATGGAGGAGTAGATAATGTTGAAGGCATATGGGAGCAGCAGACTAATATTTGACTGCAGAGTGATAAATCACACATCTCATCTGTCACCATGCCAAGCCAGCACTGCAGGGCTGGAGCCACTGCTGATGCCCCTgtcacaatgtgtgtgtgtgtgtgtgtgtgtgtgtgtgtgtgtgtgtgtggaggttaGACAGCTGCTGAATAATGGACATTGCAGTGTCACAGCAGTAAAGTGCAACATTTCAGCTGACAAAACACACGTTACCTGACTGCACACGTCGAGCACCAAGGACTGGCTCTCATCATACTTCTGAACTTTACAGGAATTCCTACAAAACAACCACATGACAAGTGTCAGAATATAGAGATCCAAAAGTAGTGATCCTTAAAAGTTtaactcctctccctcctgtttCTACAACCATTGAGCTGCAAGCATTTCTAGCCCCATGATAAGTGAGGTACAGCTACATAGAGTACATAGCTACAGTATTATAGTTAGTATAACCATTCTAATGCTGATCAACTTCTGGAGGGATCACAAGACGGGACAAATTAACCTGATGACGTATGGACTTGTGAGTTGAGGTGAAACCAAGGATTAAACCCTCACATGCTCCTTCATCAGTAAGTTCTGGCACAGCACATGCCACGATGAGAGTAAAATGGGAAGCCAGCATgcacaaaagaaagaaagagcgcGTCGATAGTGAGAGTACTTAcaacagaaaacagagaaactTGACTTGTTCAGATGTCCTGGGGCTAGTAGAAGTAGACCAAAGCAGAGAGGTAGGGGGTTGCGTaaacagacaggaggaggaaggatgAAGGATGAAGGATGAAGGATGAAGGATGAAGGGGATATTGATTAAAAGAATGTAGAACAGATCAGGGGAAGGAGACAAAGAAGAGTGAGTGACAAAAGGCGTTCAGCTCAGCATGTTAGATTAAGTTTGAGCATAAACACAAGCTGCCAACAGACCCGGAAAAGCTGAAATTAGCCCAAACCACTGCAGCTACAGCATAAGCACTTTTAATAGCCTATTGTATATATAACCTGTTTGGGAATTGCATCAATGGCCAGTATGCAGTGTTAAGTGTTTGGCATGTGTTCAAAGCTAACACATCCAGCCAAAGAAAGAGCAAGCTCAGTGGCGTGAATCTAAACCTAATATGACATATataattaaatgcatttaaattagattttttattattggtGATAATGTTACAACCACGAAATTGTAAACTCCTGTGTTAAGAAAGAAAGTTTTCATTTTGCTGTAGACTTACTTGATTGTCCTCTCTTTGCTCTTCTTGGGAACCTGCCTCGCTTTCTTCTCCACCACTTTCTGTTTGCCACCGTCTTTCACTTTTTTCTCCAGCTGAGGGGCGTTACTGGACGAGTCCCCTGCGCTCACAGTCTCGGGGGGTTTAAAAGGGTCTACGGAGTCATCAAAATTGTCTGGATCAAAACTGTAGGAGCCCTTAGGGAGCACTGGAGAGCTGCTCGCCGTGCTATTGCTACCAAACGGATTGAAGTTCGGGTCGTCCCACTGGTTGGGATCAAAGTTATATGTTCCCGATTTAGGAATAGGCATATCGTCCAAGTTCAGAGGTGCAGTAGAGTCTGAATCTGGCAAAGCAATTTCTGGAAGAGGATCCAAAACTGGTTCTGATTCTGGTTGAGAAACTGGTTCTGATGCTGGTTGAGAAACTGGTTCTGATGCTGGTTGAGAAACTGGTTCTGATGCTGGTTGAGAAACTGGTTCTGATGCTGGTTGAGAAACTGGTTCTGACACTGGTTGAGAATCTGTTTCTGAGACTGTGGGTTCTGGTGCCGGTTTGCAGGGAGCCACTGATCCTTTGGCCTTCTGCTTCTTAGCTGCAAGTTTGCCGATTGTCTTTTTACCACCTAATTTCCTCGGAGGTGGTTTGCTGACGGTCCCTTCGTCCAGACCGAACTCCAGCATCACAGGCTTCGCCTCTGACAACAACGACTCCATCACCTGCGCTTCAGCCGGAGCTGCTGAGCTGGCCTCACAATCGGGCAAGCAGCTACCGATTGGCTCGAGTCTGGGGAAAGAGCTTGAACCAAACGGTGGGGGAGAGTTCTGGATTTTGGATCCGCCGCAGGTGAAGGGGTTAAAGCTGTCATCCAGCTGGTCGGGGTCAAATTTGTAAGTGGCCATGGGAAGAGGAAGCTCTTCTTCCTCATTTGTTTGGGCAACAGGCTCATCCAGCGAGGTCTTTACCTTCAGCGATGGAGGCTTAGACTTCCTGGTTTTAGTCTTTTTAGTGGGCTCTGCCTGGTCGAGGCCATTGCACTGTGGTTCTGGTTCAGCAAGAGGTTTCTGTTCAGGGGGCTCTGGAGCCGGGCTGACTTTAGGTTCACTGCTCTGGGCTGAGTCTGGTTCTGGGGTTGGAGGACGAGCTGGTTCGGGAGCACGAGCTGGAGCTGGAACTGTAGCAGGAGTAGGAGCAGGAGCTGgggcaggagcaggagcaggaactGGAACTGGATCTGGATCTGGAGCTGGAACTGTATCAGGAGTAGGAGCAGGAGTAGGAGCAGGAGCAAGAGCAAGAGCAAGAGCAACAGCAACATCAAGAGCAGGAActggatctggatctggatctggaGCTGGAACTgtagcaggagcaggagcaggaccTGGAGCAGGACCTGGAGCTGGAGCTAGAGCTggggctggagctggagctggagctggagctgaggctggagctggagctgaaaCTGGAGCCACATCCAGGACAGGGTCCGCTACAAGGATGGGGACTGGGGCTTGGGATGCGGGCTCAGAGGATGGCGCTGTGCATTTAGCCACTTCAGGCTCTTCCTTCTCTGAGGATAGAGCCGGGACAGGCACAGGCCCAAAGGCTTCTGGGAGATCCTCTGTCTGTTCTGCTTGCAGGGTCTGGATGTTTACTTCCAGTGGGCCACCCATGGGGACCACAGGCTCATCCTGACCCATGTTGTGTCTGAGAAAAATATCCTGATCCAAAACAGGAGCAGTCACTATCAGCTGCTCCTCCTGATCCACATCTGAAGACaacatgtgagaaaaaaaacacaagaattaacaaagaaaagtaaaaattaaaactgcacacacactttcttccCTGTGATAATCTCTCCAATCAAATCAAAACACAGATGTAGGTGACATCCTATTGGTTGCTAGCCAGCCAACTGTTCCTAttgctgctgttgccatggcgatGTCTTACTATGAAGGCTATGACATTTAAACcaagtagtgcatgagaaaaTAGACAGAAATCTATGATTTATTTTGCGTTATCTTGAGAACAACAGGGACAGCGGCTGCTGTGGGGTAATTATTGCCTCCAGGGAACATTTTGACACATCAACATATTTCAGTACGCCTGTCATACCCGccatattcatgtaatattatgtTGCTAGGAGACTAGCACAGCCTGCTGTGTTTCTACCTACTTCCACTCACATTAGCATGTCGGCAGAGTGTCATTTTCAAAGTGTTCCTGCAGTCCAACATGCCCATACAAACATGTCCTCATTCAAATCCACATGTGTGTTCAACAGAAAAGTACAAGACTCCCTTTTCGTCTTGTGTTTATAAAGGAAGAGCATGTCAATCTCACTCAGCTGCAGTGCCTGTTTGCAATAATACGCAAAACATGTGGTCTAATTTGATTAAGAAAATGAactattttgcatttgtttaccATTTTGTTATGATATACTTCATTGATTTTAGTATGTGTAAAAAGTACTATGTATCTGAGCATGGTAGTACAAAACAACCTTGAAGTAGCCATCTGTTTATGTAACCGAGTTAAGGTGCGTTTTTGGCTTCGACAAAGTCTTCAACTAtctattaaatatttataaactGTCATCATGAATAGACTGATGCTGAAGTAATAATGGAGACGTTGGATGggcacagacaaacacagccATCAGCATGTTTACATTCAAAGAAAGTTTCTAGAAACTTTTAACTCCTGCCTGCCAGGACTCAAACTTCCTCAATCACAGCAGGAAGGGATGTGTGGTTGAAACAAAAGTGAACTCCCTGCCTTGTTCCGTAATGGTTAGGATGTCACAATGTACACTTTTGGAAAATGTTGTTGGAGCTGTTATACAGGAAGGATTTGCTCCTACAGAAAACGGCAACTGCCTCACGTCAACACATGTATGGTCTACTAAAAACCTCCTTAAAAAGTGAGCTCCATGATGGTTTCAGTCTGATAACAAGCTTAGTTCAGTCACTCCCCTCATTGTGACCTCTATCAGTTACCAATACAAAACGGGTGCGAACCAAAGCTTTTGTTGAACCTGTTGAATTCCAGAGCAAAGGCCATTCCCACACTCTGATGTAGGCTCCTCCTCTCAGTGATTCAGATGACAATGACTTCTACCATCATCACACCCAAAACTCAGTGTGCATACCATCTTACATACCAAGCATGCAGGACATGTTTCACTTCTTAGGTATTAGTAACCTTAGGTACTGTACTTGAAATAAAAGATTGCAATTCAACACGGTTATAATATTCAtggtcaatcgattcaaatatttaatcgtgcacgattgtccatagttaatcgcaattaatcgcaaattaaacacacattttttatctgttcaaaacgtacactaaagggagatttgtcaagtatttaatactcttatcaacatgggaatgggctaatatgcttgctttatgcaaatgtatgtatatatttatcattggaaatcaaataacgacacaaaacaatgacaaatattgtctagaaaccctcacaggtactgcatttagcataaaaaaaatatgctcaaatcataacatggcaaactgaagcccaacaggcaacaacagatgtcagtgtgtcagtgtgctgacttgactatgacttgcccaaaactgcatgtgattatcataaagtgggcatgtctgtaaaggggagacttgtgggtacccatagaacccatttccattcatatatcttgagatcaaaggtcaagggccccgtttgaaaatggctatgacagtttttcctcaccaaaatgtagcttaagtttggagcgttatttagcctccttcgcaacaagttagtatgacatggtaccaatggattccttaggtttcctagtttcatatgatgccagtatcttcactctagctttaaaactgagcccactacaacctaaaaatcgcaagttgcgttaaagaaattagtggagttaaaacaaatttgcgtcaacgcgttattatcacgttaactttgacagccctacatggTACTCATAGTTTAACAATGGCAGGTAAAGTAAACTTTAAAGCTAAAATGCAGTAGGTACATTCCTGAAACAGTCAGACTGCATATGTATCCAATTACTGTGGTGTGGTGAACCTGATACGCCACGCACACAGTTCACACACAGTAGTGGAGTTCATATTTGCCCAAATGtgctatttaaaatgattattttatcatATAAGGATGATTTAGTTgcagacacatttttttcttttgttgacaacaaagacaaacacatgcacacacacacacacacacacatgatggtCAAACATTTAGAGGCAACATCAAAAGACTCTTGTTTCCATGGCAACTTCAAGGAGGGACACTGTCTTTCATATGTGCCGTGAACATGAAAAGACATTTCTTCTGATCTGTTTAATATTTGCAATGTTAATGAGAGCCTTCAGCTACCCCGAGGAGGTGTTACTGCAGTGTGTTTACGTCCTGAACAGTATGTGCCGACTCTGCTTCTccttatctctctttctctgttattGTGGCCTCACCTGTTTTGTCTGCATCAGTGTTGTTGTTCTCCAGCTCTCCTGGGAAGGTTGGAGGCGTGCGGACAGGAGTTGCTTCTTCAGGAGTGCCAAAATGACCCTCTGAGTCAGAGCTGTGGacgccagagagagagagagagcatgaacTTTTCAAACATTCAAAACATGATAAAGCAGGAGGACAGAAAAATCCTTATATAACTGGGGAGTAGTGGTAGCATAATAAATACTCAAAACAAAAGGCCTAATCAGCACAATGAAAGACGACGTGAACAGAACTGCACTAACTGCATTAAAATTTGCAATATGTGCAAGTATAGCGACAATTCTTTATTTCTTCCCTCCTGCCTACGTGACCGCTCACAACAGCAGTTCAACCAAAGAGCGATGTTCCCTTCTAACGTTGTTCTATTTGAATCCTTTTTAGAGCCCTAAAGCAGTCAAACTATCCATTCAAAGTTTTTATCccacaagaaaaaaacatacaaaacatatatatttgacttcaattTCAATGACTTACTCAATGACTTCAATTCACTCACTCAACCCTCAACTACAAAGAGGCACTATTCATCAAATACGTTAACAAATTGAAATCCTCATTACCATCCCTACCACCCCACCCAGGTTATAGAATACATTCAGGTGAAGGACGGAAAAATACAAGATAACCAaataattgtattaaatactcaagtaaaacaaaaggaaaaaaatataaataaataatagaacaatattttaataaataaataaataaaaataaaggggAAGGGGATTGCTCACTACTGTCTGCAAACTATCCAttttttgcattaaagaaaATCAAAGATGATACTACAAAAGTGCTGTTTTGGATACAAATCTGAAGTGTACTCAATATAATCACATACACAGTTTGATATTTCAAGTATTATGTATCAAAGAGGACTTTGATGTGCCTTTACAAGCCCCTACTACTGTCCCAAATCCATATATGTTACACCTTACTGTCTCCTCTGATATTGTATTGGGCTTTAGCAAAAACTCTGCACCATTTGATTCATGTCAGTGATGGGGAGAAGAAGATTAAGTAAAAGATAGAGAGAGGAAGCGGAAGTAGAGCAGCCCACACTTTCCTGTCACATCTTTAGCGCCATACAGTATGAGGTATGAGACAGCACCAtacaaactatatatatatttgtatagtaTGTATCTattttaaaataagtgaacattgCAACTGAATAAAGTTTGTAATATACTTTTCATCACTGAGCAGCAACATTCAATTTTGATGTGATCACTTCAGGAAGCCACACCACAGTGCAGTTAGATATTGATGTGACTCTGATTAGATAACTGCTGGGATAGTAAACAAACATGGATTCTGGCATTTAAGGTAGAGTGGTGATACATTATCTGGTCAATTGAATGTTAATGTGTGGAAGTAGGCACAACAAAGTAGTCGTGAATCTTTACTTGGAACAATGGCCAAGATAACACAGTCATCAAAGCGGCCATGAGGAGCAGACACAATAAGGTGATGACGCCTTGAGCATGTGTCATGTTTGTGAGCAATGATTACATCATTGGACTAAACCGTACCTGACTGCAGTGCTGGCTGGAGTGTGTGTTATTGTTACGAGGCCACAGAAATGAGGATGTCAGTGAGGCTGAGAAAAACATTCAGTTCAAACACTGTGACGGCCTCAACCACAGCCACACCAAAAATGTGTCAGCGCTGCAcgacaacaacacaacacattagaACTGCATGTAAACAACAATGCAGATTAGCAACAGATGTGCTTTTTCCCCTCTTATCCTAACCCTCATAATATTAGAGATTCCTCAACTCGACAggtggatacacacacacacacacatgaacacacatgtaAAAATGCCTCCTCTTCCAGTCCAGACAGTGTGAATCACAGTGTCAGTAGTCTCGGGGCTCCAGCCCAACACTTGCCTGCAGCCTTGagatctctcctcctcctcctcctcttcctctcctctccttccaaGTTGCTCCCTCTCCTCGCTGGCCTCCTGCccttcttcatcctcctctccctctccccctcgCACCGCCGTCCACGTCCATTTGGCCCACGACACGGGTGACAGCCAagacatcactcctctctccacggGGGGTTCTTCAACCCTCTTTCGACTCAAAGACTCACTGGACTGGTTTCCAGAGCCCGACTGATCCTTTTTTCTGTGCGTTTCTCCCTCAGATTTCCACCCTGCCAACGGTTCTCACATCTTTCCACAGAGCCTCTCTCTTCACACGGGTTCCCAGTTCCCATGAAAGGACGTAGACATTTCTTTTCCACTCTATTTGTATATTCTCAGTCTTGAAATCATGAAATCAAGACTTCAGCTGCTTTCTCTTATCCACTCGTGTCTTTTTTCCAGTCACGCTCCCTCTGCCTCTGTGGCAGAATACCACAGCTCTGATCAGCTGGGTTTCAAAATGCTGTTctcactctctcctctgctgaaCACCCCCTCCCAATCTCTCCCCTCCACCTCGGGCGAGTCCACTGACAGCAGCGGGGGAGGCAGGAAGCTTGAAGCTCTAAACGTGAATGCAGCTACTCTTTACTCAACCAAATGAGTTCCCTCTGTGGTTAGAGAATGGTACGATCCTGTCAGGCTGCTCTTCTACTCTGAAGCAGAAGGAGGgagtcaaaaaacaaacacagaaggtggaggaggaggaggagctggactgTTGGGGCTCCACATTTTATAGCCCAGAGAGAGGGTAGGAATGTGGGGCTAGATCTTAAGCGTTCTTTGCTCCCCCAGGCTGTTAAACAGTTAGCTGTTTCTCCCATCCAGTGGTAGCAGGCATGCATGACCAGGGGAACCAGTTCTGTTGGATAGCCCCAGGAGGTCTACTGTACCTGGCTGGATTCAATTTGCCTGTGGTAACAGTTCAAACCACTGAACAGACAGGGAAACATGGCCTTCACAAAAACCCATTGTTACATCTGACTCAGGTACATTTTGTTATGTGTCGTCAAGGAAAAGGAAGCATGACATTACTCAGGATGTGTGTCTGAAATACCCCAACAGAGACTGTTCTCTAAAATAACTAATGCTGCTAAAAAAGCCAAAGCCATTAGTCTCATTAGtatcaaccatagactgtatataaagatggatgatgcgcctccacctcctcccactgtacaaaagtgaagccaaaatatcctgcaTATGGGATGGGAGCTACCATCTtcagattttgacgtcatttggagccagagacGGCGCAGTAGTTAGCGGGGGCTGGAGCCACaatatcgaggtcccgcccacacatctgcccgagccaatcacaagccgagCGCGGCCGTAGCTTGCTAGCGGgccacctagctgctatgttagcaccacggtagctgtttggctagaaagacacaacaactaaccataatatctctataactacatttatgatcaaattgacacatgttctattataCAGACTcatgacggttatggaaagttaaagttatatctcctctcttgtacaattcccgagcctccggctcCAAGACTACTTcagtcagagcagctgtcaatcacagctgtcaaacaTGATGTATCACCCCCGTTTtacagcatcaaataactaattaaaaccaaacatcAGAAAAATCAACACTTGGACACATAAagtgacagaaaccatctttgggaaaaaatgatttgacatgttctttgactttttagtttggcccatgtcccatccgctaacatggagggggcgggctttaACACccatactgcagccagccaccagggggcgatcaagatgttttggcttcacttttggagtgctgtcatgttgtccatctttatatacagtctatggtatcaACAGAGGTACTCTCCGTGTAGACCAAGAGACCCTTGATGTACAAAAGATAAACAGCTTAAAAAGAATCAGAAACACTGCTACAAATGATCTATTAGTAAGAGCTGAGGCTGGTGATTGTGCTACTTCAATTCTTCTTGATCATAGCTCTCCATTTGATGCTGTCGATGGTGCAATTTTGTTGGGATACTGTCTTAGACTGGTTTAAATCGTACTTGTCAGACAGAACTTACAACTTGTTGTTGGTGATGCCCTTTTCTCTACATAATTTACTTGCTCTCACATTATCATTGTTATATGTTATCTCAAACCAGTGAAGGCCGCCTACGTCACTGTAAGTCTTGTCTATCAGAAATCAAGTGCTAGATGTCCAAACATTTCCTCCagctaaaagaaaataaatcaaaaataattgtatttggTCCTCCAAAGTCCATACCCTCTCTACAGAATATACTCTTGGCTCCCTGTCTGCAATTATCAAACGTGCAGCTGAAACCTGGGTATTTGATTGTGCCAGATGCATCCTCTGTGTACTGTTTTCTAATATCGTACTGTACTCCCCCTCCAGAAACTCCTCCAGGGTTTGGTTTGGCCACACAGCAGCTAAACTCCTCCCAAATTCCAGTTGAGGAGCAGAGACACACGTGCCTCCGTCAGGCTCAGAGTTTCCACACTGGACCA
This portion of the Sebastes fasciatus isolate fSebFas1 chromosome 1, fSebFas1.pri, whole genome shotgun sequence genome encodes:
- the tacc1 gene encoding transforming acidic coiled-coil-containing protein 1 isoform X4, producing MGQDEPVVPMGGPLEVNIQTLQAEQTEDLPEAFGPVPVPALSSEKEEPEVAKCTAPSSEPASQAPVPILVADPVLDVAPVSAPAPASAPAPAPAPAPALAPAPGPAPGPAPAPATVPAPDPDPDPVPALDVAVALALALAPAPTPAPTPDTVPAPDPDPVPVPAPAPAPAPAPTPATVPAPARAPEPARPPTPEPDSAQSSEPKVSPAPEPPEQKPLAEPEPQCNGLDQAEPTKKTKTRKSKPPSLKVKTSLDEPVAQTNEEEELPLPMATYKFDPDQLDDSFNPFTCGGSKIQNSPPPFGSSSFPRLEPIGSCLPDCEASSAAPAEAQVMESLLSEAKPVMLEFGLDEGTVSKPPPRKLGGKKTIGKLAAKKQKAKGSVAPCKPAPEPTVSETDSQPVSEPVSQPASEPVSQPASEPVSQPASEPVSQPASEPVSQPESEPVLDPLPEIALPDSDSTAPLNLDDMPIPKSGTYNFDPNQWDDPNFNPFGSNSTASSSPVLPKGSYSFDPDNFDDSVDPFKPPETVSAGDSSSNAPQLEKKVKDGGKQKVVEKKARQVPKKSKERTINPRTSEQVKFLCFLLNSCKVQKYDESQSLVLDVCSQEEDEVVAQTPEITQRVHHATDEEKLASTGIMGQTTDCQEERGEPACIKAPMKKQPIDDISFMDGPETKITDHLDEKDTCCLKDDMREISMKHTTKVTSSELPDTAALSQDNIPLSEMDKAVVLTLIREEIITKEIEVNEWKRKYEESRTEVLEMRKIVAEYEKTVAQMIEDEQEQKSLSGNKTVRQLTLERDQAIADLNSVERSFADLFRRYENMKGVLEGFKKNEEVLKKCAQDYLMRIKQEEQRYQTLKLHAEEKLDKANEDIAQVRAKANSEGVALSAGLRMEQMKVESLERAVLQKNQEIEELTKICDELIAKLGTD
- the tacc1 gene encoding transforming acidic coiled-coil-containing protein 1 isoform X5, which encodes MGQDEPVVPMGGPLEVNIQTLQAEQTEDLPEAFGPVPVPALSSEKEEPEVAKCTAPSSEPASQAPVPILVADPVLDVAPVSAPAPASAPAPAPAPAPALAPAPGPAPGPAPAPATVPAPDPDPDPVPALDVAVALALALAPAPTPAPTPDTVPAPDPDPVPVPAPAPAPAPAPTPATVPAPARAPEPARPPTPEPDSAQSSEPKVSPAPEPPEQKPLAEPEPQCNGLDQAEPTKKTKTRKSKPPSLKVKTSLDEPVAQTNEEEELPLPMATYKFDPDQLDDSFNPFTCGGSKIQNSPPPFGSSSFPRLEPIGSCLPDCEASSAAPAEAQVMESLLSEAKPVMLEFGLDEGTVSKPPPRKLGGKKTIGKLAAKKQKAKGSVAPCKPAPEPTVSETDSQPVSEPVSQPASEPVSQPASEPVSQPASEPVSQPASEPVSQPESEPVLDPLPEIALPDSDSTAPLNLDDMPIPKSGTYNFDPNQWDDPNFNPFGSNSTASSSPVLPKGSYSFDPDNFDDSVDPFKPPETVSAGDSSSNAPQLEKKVKDGGKQKVVEKKARQVPKKSKERTIKNSCKVQKYDESQSLVLDVCSQEEDEVVAQTPEITQRVHHATDEEKLASTGIMGQTTDCQEERGEPACIKAPMKKQPIDDISFMDGPETKITDHLDEKDTCCLKDDMREISMKHTTKVTSSELPDTAALSQDNIPLSEMDKAVVLTLIREEIITKEIEVNEWKRKYEESRTEVLEMRKIVAEYEKTVAQMIEDEQEQKSLSGNKTVRQLTLERDQAIADLNSVERSFADLFRRYENMKGVLEGFKKNEEVLKKCAQDYLMRIKQEEQRYQTLKLHAEEKLDKANEDIAQVRAKANSEGVALSAGLRMEQMKVESLERAVLQKNQEIEELTKICDELIAKLGTD